The following are from one region of the Papaver somniferum cultivar HN1 unplaced genomic scaffold, ASM357369v1 unplaced-scaffold_132, whole genome shotgun sequence genome:
- the LOC113333214 gene encoding uncharacterized protein LOC113333214, protein MKKLFLEKYFPASKAAVICKEICGIRQISGETLYEHWERYKKLLASFPHHQISDQLVIQYFYEGLLSNDRNLIDAASGGAITNITVAEATSLLENMAANTQKFYTRGESVVRKVNEVGDSPHMEQRMGNMERMMQQIAAVVIPSSHTEHVEKASAMYQNQQRQRYDPYSNTYNPGWHDHPNFIYTNKQAAANPTFNQQGGYQFMQRPQQETQGTSVDDKFTLMMQSMQEISKTMQGFNQFQQKSEMAMREVQNQVSQLANDMNQLKAQGSGKLPSQPLNHKENANAIELRSGKQVEKPKSSPVSNEHDLEKEEGELAPKKAYPVTNSNSKTRVSTYATLPLFPSRFAKSNKETLYQEIWEIFKKIEVNSPLLEAIRQVPRYA, encoded by the coding sequence ATGAAGAAGTTGTTCCTTGAGAAGTATTTTCCAGCATCAAAAGCAGCAGTGAtttgcaaggagatttgtggtatTAGGCAAATATCGGGAGAGACTCTCTATGAGCATTGGGAGCGCTACAAGAAGCTCTTAGCTAGCTTTCCACACCACCAAATCAGCGATCAACTTGTGATTCAATATTTCTATGAGGGGTTGCTTTCTAATGATAGAAATTTGATCGATGCCGCAAGTGGTGGTGCAATCACCAACATAACCGTTGCTGAAGCTACAAGCTTGTTAGAAAACATGGCTGCAAACACTCAAAAATTCTACACTCGAGGTGAATCAGTGGTTAGGAAAGTGAATGAAGTTGGTGATTCTCCACACATGGAACAAAGGATGGGTAACATGGAGAGGATGATGCAACAAATAGCAGCTGTCGTCATACCATCATCACACACCGAACATGTTGAGAAAGCAAGTGCTATGTACCAAAATCAACAAAGGCAGAGGTATGATCCGTACTCCAACACATACAATCCAGGTTGGCATGATCATCCCAATTTCATCTACACCAATAAGCAAGCTGCAGCAAATCCTACTTTCAATCAACAAGGAGGGTACCAATTCATGCAAAGACCACAACAAGAAACTCAAGGTACAAGTGTGGATGACAAGTTTACTCTTATGATGCAAAGTATGCAAGAGATTTCAAAGACAATGCAAGGGTTCAAtcaattccagcagaaatccGAGATGGCTATGAGAGAGGTGCAAAACCAAGTTAGTCAATTGGCTAATGATATGAATCAACTCAAGGCACAAGGATCTGGAAAACTTCCTTCGCAACCACTAAATCATAAGGAGAATGCCAATGCGATTGAGCTACGAAGTGGGAAACAAGTTGAGAAACCGAAATCATCACCGGTGTCCAATGAACATGATTTGGAGAAAGAAGAGGGTGAACTAGCCCCTAAAAAGGCTTACCCGGTAACaaattctaactctaaaactcgtGTTTCTACTTATGCTACTCTTCCTCTTTTTCCTAGCAGGTTTGCAAAGTCGAACAAGGAGACATTGTACCAAGAGATTTGGGAGATCTTTAAGAAGATTGAAGTGAACAGTCCACTCCTTGAGGCGATAAGGCAGGTTCCTCGCTATGCATAG